In Eriocheir sinensis breed Jianghai 21 chromosome 23, ASM2467909v1, whole genome shotgun sequence, a single window of DNA contains:
- the LOC127002657 gene encoding uncharacterized protein LOC127002657 has product MYKGIVLYCSHALPVILPSLPCCRIMSEGGSRGDVAMRADANVHRPGVTPEEMAAGYDEWSENYEEMMIWKGGYRGPAITLEEALRCVPPERRAKARVLDVAAGTGCVGRELYREGFRWLPQGRRQGDVQSPYLNILQSTASCLPVPQPQHESNAKR; this is encoded by the exons atgtataaaggaattgtactgtactgtagtcatgccctgcctgtgattctcccgtctcttccctgctgcaggataatgtctgagggcggcagtcggggcgacgtggcaatgagggcggACGCGAACGTCCACaggccgggggtcacgccggaggagatggcggccggctacgacgagtggtccgagaactacgaggagatg atgatctggaaaggcgggtaccgtggccccgccatcacgctggaggaggcgctgcgttgcgtacccccggagcggcgagccaaggccagggtgctggacgtggccgccgggacgggctgcgtgggccggGAACTctaccgggaaggcttcaggtggctgccgcagggccgcagacagggggatgtccagtcaccatacttaaatatcctccagtccactgcctcctgcctgccagtgcctcagcctcaacacgaatccaacgccaagagatga